From the Aerosakkonema funiforme FACHB-1375 genome, the window AATAATGTTGGCAGAGGCAACAAAGTTTCTCGATAACAGGAATTAGTTTCTGGTTTGTTATCGTTATTTGCGATTTCTAAATAGGGCTGTAAATTTTGGTTGAACGGAGTGAGAAGTATAGCAGAATTTCCAGATGAAAGGATATCGATAATTTGATTGACCAGCGTCAGATTGGCGCTTGTCCAGCGTTCCAGCCATACTTGCATTGTACCGCCGCAGACACCTTGAGTTTCGCGATCGCGTGCGCCCGATAAATCAATTTCCACAAATTGTTTTTCACCAGTTTCTAACACTTGGAGAGCTTGTGCGATCGCTTTGGCTTCCCCAGCACCACCGCCAATTGTACCGATAATGCGATTATTTGGGCAAACAATCATTTTTGCGCCTACTTCTCTGGGGACAGAACCTTTAATACTGATGACAGTGGCGATAACTACTGGGCTTTTCTGGAGACTTTGACCTAGTTTTTGGTAGAAATCAAGCATTTTGCCAGGGTCACTTTTGTAGGGTGCCTTAACGAAGTGTAACGCACCGACAAC encodes:
- a CDS encoding XdhC family protein, translated to MLDFYQKLGQSLQKSPVVIATVISIKGSVPREVGAKMIVCPNNRIIGTIGGGAGEAKAIAQALQVLETGEKQFVEIDLSGARDRETQGVCGGTMQVWLERWTSANLTLVNQIIDILSSGNSAILLTPFNQNLQPYLEIANNDNKPETNSCYRETLLPLPTLLIIGAGHIALPLAQIAHLAGFRIIVQDDRTEFATEERFPQASAILALPITNCQLPRPENLYVALVTRGMQHDLAALRILLKLNTKYIGAIGSLKRVRLVRQQLQQEGYPEKQLKSIYAPIGLDIGALTPEEIAVSICAELIKVRRGGTGRSLSEQIHSIK